One region of Temnothorax longispinosus isolate EJ_2023e unplaced genomic scaffold, Tlon_JGU_v1 HiC_scaffold_14, whole genome shotgun sequence genomic DNA includes:
- the LOC139823616 gene encoding uncharacterized protein, with protein MADILSIGGEPIFDERIVGIETHTYNPYVNTTFGHNDEIRIPIQQQDLYTLPCDSFLYVEGRLNDDGATNEEQYAKLVNNCVAFMFDEIRYELDGVEIDRCFCEDYRRVVINARHELILIRSRSDHNCVVDPKKTVPRDPAKDPKITLLKVQWRMPHVALNDVTKLSLLRTLESGRFLSAGFRSWDLYEFPLLQSTTKHSWAVKAAPQLEKPRYVIFALQTGRRNEFAGDASRFDHCALANVKLYLNSEFYPYDDVNVDFESDKFAVLYEMYAKFRRPYYGDGRDDALFSPREFARVAPLAVIDCSRQNESVKSATVDVRIEFENKENVPPKTTAFCLIVHDRVIECSPLTNVVRKII; from the exons ATGGCCGACATCCTGAGTATCGGCGGTGAGCCGATCTTCGACGAGCGCATCGTCGGAATCGAGACTCACACGTATAACCCGTACGTCAACACGACGTTCGGGCACAAcgacgagatacgaatacCCATACAGCAGCAGGATCTGTATACGCTGCCGTGCGACAGTTTCCTGTACGTCGAGGGACGACTCAACGACGACGGCGCGACGAATGAGGAACAATACGCGAAATTAGTCAACAACTGCGTCGCGTTTATGTTCGACGaaattcgatacgagctcgaCGGCGTGGAGATCGACCGGT GTTTCTGCGAGGACTACAGACGCGTGGTGATAAACGCGCGACACGAGCTTATCCTGATACGCTCTCGTAGCGACCACAACTGCGTCGTAGATCCGAAGAAGACCGTGCCGAGAGATCCGGCCAAGGATCCTAAAATTACGTTGCTGAAGGTGCAATGGCGTATGCCTCACGTGGCGCTAAACGACGTGACTAAATTATCGCTGTTGCGAACGTTGGAGAGCGGACGATTTCTGAGCGCGGGCTTTCGCTCTTGGGACCTGTACGAATTTCCCCTGCTGCAGAGCACGACCAAGCATTCGTGGGCCGTGAAAGCCGCGCCGCAATTGGAGAAGCCGCGATACGTCATATTCGCGCTGCAGACCGGACGGCGAAACGAATTCGCGGGCGACGCCTCGAGGTTCGATCATTGCGCGCTCGCCAACGTGAAATTGTATCTCAACTCGGAATTCTATCCCTACGACGACGTGAACGTGGATTTCGAGAGCGACAAGTTCGCCGTGCTGTACGAGATGTACGCGAAATTTCGAAGACCGTACTACGGGGACGGTCGCGACGACGCGCTCTTCTCCCCGCGCGAATTCGCGCGGGTAGCTCCGCTCGCAGTGATCGATTGTTCCCGTCAAAACGAATCGGTGAAGAGCGCCACCGTGGACGTGCGCATCGAGTTCGAAAACAAGGAAAACGTTCCGCCGAAAACCACCGCCTTTTGTCTCATCGTTCACGATCGCGTCATCGAGTGCAGTCCGCTGACCaacgtggtgcgcaaaattatttaa